The following are encoded together in the Candidatus Methylomirabilota bacterium genome:
- a CDS encoding sigma-54 dependent transcriptional regulator, with the protein MTRILIVDDEAGMREFLSIFLEREGFQVESARDGQEALEAAEKASFDLVISDLRMPTMDGVRLLEGLRKFQPEIPVILMTAYASAESAIQAMKLGAYDYITKPFRVEEVKQVISRALEVKADRVAGVSPWSGEPFPQPVDGIIGRSPKMIELYKMISKVATVTGTVLITGESGTGKELVARTIHTNSDRASAPFLAISCGAIPESLLESELFGHVKGAFTGAVVAKAGLFEVANGGTVLLDEIAETSLAIQVKLLRVLQERVFRRVGGTEDIEVDVRVISATHQDLKELIRKEQFREDLYYRLNVIPIRIPPLRERREDIPLLATNFLAKYSQENRRPIRGIAPEAMELLLRYPWPGNVRELENAVERAVALGTESVLTVENLPETVQARPEVRDSEGQRVEGTMPSAVSEFTPSSEKLDLDAVVSRVERDLILEALRQAGGVQKKAAQLVGLSFESFRYRMKKYGIDPEEGRRHPSDG; encoded by the coding sequence GCGCGAGTTTCTGAGTATCTTCCTGGAGCGGGAGGGTTTCCAGGTAGAGTCCGCGCGAGACGGGCAGGAGGCGCTCGAGGCAGCCGAAAAAGCTTCCTTCGATCTCGTCATTTCCGACCTGAGAATGCCGACCATGGACGGCGTCCGGCTGTTGGAGGGGCTTCGGAAATTTCAGCCCGAGATCCCGGTTATCCTGATGACGGCCTATGCATCCGCCGAGTCGGCCATCCAGGCGATGAAGCTCGGTGCGTACGATTACATCACCAAGCCATTTCGGGTGGAAGAGGTCAAGCAAGTCATCTCCCGGGCCTTAGAGGTCAAGGCGGATCGGGTGGCGGGAGTCTCTCCCTGGTCGGGTGAGCCCTTCCCCCAGCCTGTCGACGGGATCATTGGCCGGAGCCCCAAGATGATCGAGTTGTACAAGATGATCAGCAAGGTGGCGACGGTGACCGGAACGGTCTTGATTACCGGAGAGAGCGGCACCGGGAAGGAGCTGGTGGCCCGGACTATCCACACGAACAGCGACCGTGCCAGCGCGCCGTTCTTGGCCATCAGCTGCGGGGCGATCCCGGAATCGCTTCTGGAGAGCGAGCTCTTTGGCCACGTGAAGGGCGCCTTTACGGGGGCGGTTGTGGCCAAGGCCGGTCTCTTTGAGGTGGCCAATGGCGGGACGGTTTTGCTGGATGAGATCGCGGAGACGAGCCTCGCCATTCAAGTCAAATTGCTCCGGGTCCTGCAGGAGCGGGTCTTTCGCCGGGTGGGAGGGACCGAAGACATCGAGGTCGACGTGCGGGTCATCTCCGCCACCCACCAGGATCTCAAGGAGCTGATCCGGAAGGAGCAGTTCCGGGAGGACCTCTACTACCGCCTGAATGTCATTCCCATTCGCATCCCCCCCCTCCGAGAGCGGCGCGAGGATATTCCCCTGCTGGCCACGAATTTCCTCGCCAAGTACAGCCAGGAAAACAGACGGCCCATTCGGGGGATCGCCCCGGAGGCTATGGAACTCCTTCTCCGCTATCCTTGGCCGGGGAATGTTCGGGAGCTCGAGAATGCCGTCGAGCGGGCTGTCGCCTTGGGAACGGAGAGCGTTTTGACCGTGGAAAACCTGCCGGAGACTGTCCAGGCTCGACCCGAGGTACGCGACTCCGAGGGGCAACGGGTGGAGGGCACTATGCCATCTGCGGTCTCGGAGTTCACCCCGTCATCCGAAAAGCTGGATCTGGATGCGGTGGTCTCCCGCGTCGAGCGGGACCTGATTCTGGAGGCATTACGACAGGCCGGCGGGGTGCAGAAGAAGGCGGCCCAGCTCGTGGGACTGAGCTTCGAGTCGTTCCGATATCGGATGAAGAAATACGGGATTGATCCGGAAGAAGGGAGGCGGCATCCTTCGGACGGCTGA